In Candidatus Binatia bacterium, a single window of DNA contains:
- a CDS encoding transposase produces the protein MDTTQQLREATTWGDVLSEGHLASVLQSYCEYFNRAWPHQGIGQRTPERLPEREAVGVTDSVEEIPILGDLHHEYRPAA, from the coding sequence GTGGACACGACCCAACAGCTCCGCGAGGCGACCACATGGGGTGACGTCTTGAGCGAGGGGCACCTGGCGTCGGTCCTGCAGAGCTACTGCGAGTATTTCAACCGAGCTTGGCCACACCAGGGAATCGGTCAGCGGACCCCGGAGAGACTACCGGAACGCGAAGCCGTTGGCGTGACGGACTCGGTCGAAGAGATCCCCATCCTTGGCGATCTTCACCATGAGTATCGCCCTGCTGCCTAA
- a CDS encoding dihydrodipicolinate reductase has translation MSYRVVQWGTGNIGHHSLRHVLMHPDYELVGLHTFSPEKINKDAAEIAGLPGKTGILGTSDIDALLNLQPDCVLYMVNGEPRPAESVEEMSRVLRRGINVCSTALVWMIHPPAADPAIREPLAAACNEGKATLFVNGIDPGFSGDVLPLAALQVTDQIDQILVQEIFNYSTYEDPGLTGIAFGFGQPASYEAPLEIPGILRAGWGPMVQMIADRLGLVLDEIRETFERAYAPESFDTPMMHVARDTCAAVHFRVEGMAYGRPVVVTEHVNRLRDDIAPHWPRAPEGRQGVHRCTVTGNPNIVLESQMSSPSGDHVMGGVQAGALRMVNAIPEVCRQPPGLVSTLDLPYTPSTNVSRSTR, from the coding sequence ATGAGCTATCGCGTCGTCCAGTGGGGCACCGGAAACATCGGCCATCACAGCCTCCGACATGTCCTGATGCACCCCGACTACGAACTCGTCGGCCTCCACACCTTTAGTCCCGAGAAGATCAACAAGGACGCGGCGGAGATTGCCGGCCTGCCCGGCAAAACGGGTATCCTCGGGACGAGCGACATCGACGCTCTACTGAACCTTCAACCCGACTGCGTGCTCTACATGGTGAACGGAGAGCCACGGCCAGCCGAAAGCGTGGAAGAGATGTCGCGTGTTCTGCGCCGTGGCATCAACGTCTGTTCCACCGCACTGGTATGGATGATTCACCCGCCCGCCGCGGACCCCGCGATTCGGGAGCCCCTGGCGGCCGCCTGCAACGAGGGCAAGGCGACGCTGTTCGTCAACGGTATCGACCCCGGCTTCTCGGGTGACGTCCTGCCACTGGCCGCGCTTCAGGTCACCGACCAGATCGATCAGATCCTCGTGCAGGAGATCTTCAACTACTCTACCTACGAGGATCCGGGCCTCACCGGTATCGCCTTCGGCTTTGGTCAGCCTGCGAGCTACGAGGCTCCCTTGGAAATTCCCGGGATCCTGCGCGCGGGTTGGGGGCCCATGGTTCAGATGATTGCCGACCGCCTGGGACTCGTACTCGACGAGATCCGGGAAACGTTCGAACGTGCCTATGCCCCGGAGTCCTTTGACACGCCCATGATGCACGTGGCCAGGGATACCTGCGCTGCGGTTCACTTCCGAGTGGAGGGGATGGCCTACGGCAGACCAGTGGTGGTGACGGAGCACGTGAATCGCCTGCGCGATGACATCGCGCCGCATTGGCCTCGTGCCCCTGAGGGCCGCCAGGGGGTGCATCGCTGTACCGTCACTGGGAACCCGAACATCGTTCTCGAATCACAAATGTCGAGTCCCAGCGGCGACCACGTCATGGGCGGGGTGCAAGCCGGGGCGCTTCGTATGGTGAACGCGATCCCCGAGGTCTGCCGCCAACCGCCAGGTCTGGTGAGCACTCTCGACCTCCCCTACACCCCCTCGACGAACGTGAGCCGATCGACGAGATGA